In the Streptomyces sp. V4I8 genome, CCGGCACCGGAGCACCCGCCGGGGGGCCCGCGCCGTACGGGTCGTATCCGCCGCGGTAGTCCACTTCCAGCTCAGGCCCGTACGCCTCGTACGGTTCAGGAACGGGCTGCAGCTCCGGCTCAGGGTGGCCGGCCGCCTCGTCCACCGTGGTGGTGGCCACGTCCTCGTCCTGGCCGCCATGCTCGGTCTGGTCGACGTCGACCAGCACCGGCTCCAGCTCCCGTGCGGACAGGTCCGCGGGCAGTTCCTCGCGGACGTCGTCGCCGTCGAGGCGTTCCAGTTCGGCCGTGGGCAGCGTGATGTTAGCGGCCGCCAGCCCCGCAGACGCCGTCTCTTCGAGCGGTACTCCGTATCGGGCCAGACGCAGCGGCATCAGCGCCTCCACCGGAGCCTTGCGGCGCCAGGCACGTCCGAACCTCTGACGCAGACGCGCCTGATACACGAGCCGTTCCTGTTCCCGCTTGATCACCTCGTCATACGAGCGCAGCTCCCACAGCTTCATGCGACGCCACAGAAGGAACGTTGGGCCAGGCGAGAGCAGCCAGCGCGTGAGGCGGACTCCCTCCATGTGCTTGTCGGCGGTGATGTCCGCGATCCGGCCGACAGCATGCCGGGCCGCCTCCACCGCGACGACAAACAGGATCGGAATCACCGCGTGCATGCCGACGCCGAGAGGGTCAGGCCAGGCAGCCGCGCCGTTGAAGGCGATCGTGGCGGCCGTCAGTATCCACGCCGTCTGGCGGAGCAGCGGGAACGGAATCCGGATCCAGGTCAGCAGCAGGTCCAGGGCCAGCAGCACGACAATCCCCGCGTCGATGCCGATCGGGAACGCGTACGAGAAGTCCCCGAACCCCTTCTTCTCCGCGAGTTCGCGCACCGACGCGTACGAACCGGCGAAGCCGATACCGGCGATGATCACAGCTCCCGTGGTAACGACGCCGATCAGCACCTTGTGAACCCGGGTCAGCTTGGGCACTGCCTTGTTCTCTTCCTGAGCAGTTGCAGCTTCGGGGGGATCAGCGGCCCTACCCTGGTGGTGACGCATGTGAGTCTCCGATCTTCCAGCGTCTGAGCCTCGGCGGTGCTTCCTCACTGCCGGGGCTCGCCTCATTCCGGGGCCTCAGCCGCCGCGCTTCGACAGGTACTCGTCGATCGCAGCGTCGAGGAGGTCTTGCAGGTTCTCGTCGTGCGCCGCGGCGTACAGCCGCAGCCGCTTGCGGACGGAGGCCCGCACGCGTCCCGAGATGAGCACGCGTTCGCCGTCCGCAGCCTCGCCGCCGGCCTTCTGGTCCCGCTGTTGGGGCACTGGGCCACTCCTCATGGGTCGTTCCAACGTCTGGAGCACCCTAGAACTCCCTTCTCTCGTTTGCTCGATCACGACCGTACATCAAACAACCTAGAAAGTCAGCAATGTATGTTGTTGACAAGTTAGGTGGAGGGGAGGTTAATGGAAGTGCGAGAGGGCCGGGGTTCCAGCCCCGACCCTCTCCACCCGGACGAGCGTTCCAGCGCTCCCCGGGCCCGAGAAACCCCTGATTCGAGAGACGAGGGATCTCTGTGAGTAAGTCTGTCATCTCCATCTCCGCCGCCAGCACCCCCTTGGCGACCGTCAGCCTTCCCACCGTCAACGGCGGCCGCCTCGTCGCCGTGGGTAAGTGGGGACCGGCGTTCGAGCAGCCGAAGCCCGCGTGCGGGGACTGCAGTGACTTCCAGCAGGTCACGGTCCGTCGCGGCAACCTTCTGGTCTCCGTCACCTGCCAGTGCGTCAGCACGGGCGAGGGCGACGACCTCCCGGCGCGTATCCCCACCGGCTCCCCGAAGCCCCGCCGGCTGCTTATGGGGGCCAGCGCATGAGTGAGCAGGAGAAGGCGGCCGACGAGGCCGCAGCAGCAGCCCAGCGCGCGGAACAGCAGCGCCAGCAGGCAGAGGCCGAACTGCGCCGCCACGGTCAGGCCGTGAGCGGGATCGGGGGCGCTCGATGAGCGACACCCGCCCGCCCCTGCCGACCCGTCCGGCGCCGCACGAGCGCGACGGACGCCAGCCGCAGCCGCAGCCCGCGAGGCCGCACCCCGCCCGATAGGGCCCCCGGTGGGTCAGTCGCCAATTGGCGACTGACCCACCCTCCCCCTGCTCGCCTTTGCTGGAGAGGCACACCCATGTCTTTGATCGAACCCTTCGCGGCCGCAGCCCCGTTAGTGGCGGGCTGGACGACCCACGGCCTGCTCTTCCGCCGCCGTCTGGCCGCCGCCCGGCGCTGCCCGCTGACCCAACTTCTCACCCGGGACGGGTGGGAGAAGGCTGCCCTGCGCCGCACCCTGCGGGGTAACGCCGCCGTTGCCGTCATCGACCTGGACGGCTTCAAGACCGTCAACGACACGTTCGGCCACCCGGCCGGTGACGCCGTGCTGAAGGCCACCGGGCACCGACTCCACCTGTGGGCGGGCGCCTCCGACGGCACCGCCGGCCGTCTCGGAGGCGACGAATTCGCCCTGGTGATGCACGCCGACGACTTCCATGCCGGTATCGAGCAGCTGCACGAGTTGCTGACCGCCCCTGCGGACTGGCAGGGCCAGCAGCTGGAAGTCGGCGCCTCCATCGGCGCCGTGCCCACGGACGGACTCACCCTGTCCGAGGCCCTGTCACAGGCCGACGAGGCCATGTACCGGGCCAAGGGCAGCGGCGGCCGCCGTGGGCCCCGCCGCCACCAGGTCGCTGTCGAGGCCAGCCCGGAGGTGGCCCGGTGAGCATCGCCCGCGAACGCCTCATCGCCCTGGCCGCCCTCATCTTCTCCGTGCTGGTCATGGCCACCTCGGTGGAGATCGGGCGCAACGGCATCGCCGCCGCCCTGTCCGGTCTGACGGCGTACGGCACCGTCACGGTGCTCGGAGCCCTTGCCCTGTCCGTGGGATTCCGGAAGGTCTGGAAGGCCAGCCGAGCCATGCTGACCGTCGCCGTGGTCATCGCCCTTGTCCTGTTCGGCATGGGGAAGTCCCTGTGGGAGGTGATCGTCTGATGCGCGCCCTGACGATCCTCCAGCCCTGGGCGGCTGCCATCGCCTACGCGGACAAACGCGTGGAGAACAGGGTGTGGCCCACCCCGCCCGTGGCCGAGGTCATCGTGTCCGCGCTGGTCGAGGCGGTCACCGGCGAGCCCCTGGAGGTGGCGTGGTGACCAGCCGCCAAGGCCTCCAGATGAAGGGGGGCGTGCAGCTGCCCATGTTCGCCGTCGAGGTCGAGCCGGAGCCCGCCACCACCGTGGTGGACATGCACGGCCACCGTGACGACCCGGAGTTCACGGACGTGGTGTACGTGGGCCGCCGAATGACCCAAGGCGGATGGAACCTGCAGGCCCACCCACTAGCCAACCCGTACCGAGTCGGTGAGCAGGGCACGGCCGCCGAGGCGGTCGAGCGGTACGGCGCCTGGCTGGACGAGAACCCGGAGCTGGTGGCCCGCGAGCTGTCGAAGCTGCGCGGGAAGCGGCTCGGTTGCTGGTGTGCCGAGGGCCAGCCGTGCCACGCCCGGGTCCTGGCTGCCCGCGCTGACCAGGAGGTGCAGGCGTGAGCAGGACGGACGAGTTCAACCCCTGGCAGTGGGACCGAGAGCAGGCCCGCAAAGGGCAGGCCCGCTTGACGATCGAGCGGTACGGCCACGAGGTGACGTTGGACCACCAGGGCGTGTCCATCGACGGGCAGCGGATCGTCCGGGATGACCCTTCCAAGGGTGAGCACGGGTTCCAGATCACCCCGTCGGGGACCGTCATCTACCGCGACCAGGAGGTTGCCGAGATCGGACCCTCCCCGGAGGGCACCGCCGACCCGGGCGAGGTCGCGGTGTGGGGCGAGAACGGGCCCCCGGAGCGCCGAGGGCGGGAGAAGGCCGCGCGGCAGCGCGAGGAGGACGAGCGCCAGCAGCGGGACGCCCGGTACCGCGGCAGCGACCAGCAGCACCAGCAGGAACTCACCCGAGACGGACAGGAGATGACGCTGTGACCGAGCAGCAGAGCCCCGCGCCGTTCGATCCGGCGCTCTACCTGATCGAGCAGGCCCACCGGAAGCAGGTCCCGCCCACGTTCCGCCCGGCACTGCAGCTCCCGCCCCGGCAGTCCGCCGGCCGCTGGCTGTGGGAACACTTCGGGCGCGTGGCGCCGGGCCTGGCGACCACCGCCATGTCCGCGCTGGCCTGGAGCTGGAACGGGCAGATCCCGGACGGCTCCACCCGCCCGCTGTGGATCACGGGCACGCTGGCCGCGCTCGCCGGGTGCGCCGGATGCATCGCCGCAGCCAAACAGCACGGTGACAACGAGACCGTGCGAGTGTCGTTCTCGGCGGCCGCCGTACTGGCCGTGTCCGGGGTGACCGCCTGGACGCCGGACTGGCAGCTGGCCGCCCTGCTCTGGGCCGGAGCGACCGCCGCGGTGTACGCGGTGTGCGCCCCGCTGTGGCGAACGGACCGGCGCGAGTCCCGCGCCCAGGCCCACGAGCTGGCCATGGAAGAGACCAAGGGTGTCAACGAGGCCCGGGTGAAGGCAATCGAGGTTTCCGGCGCTGTGGCGACCGCTCAGTGGGAGTACCAGCAGGAGAGGGCGAAGGTAGACGCGATCGTGGCGGCCGCCAACGCCCGGCAGGAACGGGCGATCGAGCCGGGCCAGGAACTGGACGTACAGGCCCTGCTGAAGGCGGCTCGCGCCGAGCTGAACTGATCGCAGCAAAATCAAGGGCCCCCGCGCCGCGGGGGCCCTTCTGCGTTGCCCGGCATGGCAGCATCATGCGGGCCAGCGCCAGCACCCAGGGAGAGAGAAGCCGTACCGTGCTCATCGCCAACATCAGCCCACGCAGCATGGGCAAGACCACGGACACGGGCATGATGGCCCATGCCCTTCACGAGGCCGACTACGTGGTCAGGGCTTGGGACGCCGACGAATCCCAGCACCTCAGCCAGTGGTCGGACGCCGCCGGCGGCTTCCCCTTCCCCGTCGACAGGAACGCCACCGCCACCTTCGCAACCGACGTGACCCCGCTCAAAGACGGCATCGACATCGTGGACGTCGGCCACACCGAGAACCACCCCCACATCGCAGACAGCGTGCTGAAGATCGCCGACCTGGCCATCGTGCACATGGAACCGTCCATGGCCGACTGGCAGCGGGTCACCGAGCCCCGCACCTCCACGCCCGTCGCTGAGATCGTCGCCCGCAGCGCGTACACGCGCGCCGACCGCAAGGCGCCGCCTGTGTGGGTTCTTCTCAACCGAGTGCGGACCGGCGTCCGCTCAGCACAGGAGATCCGCGGCATGCTGCGTGACGCCGGATGGAACGTGTTCACCGTGATGATCCCGAACCTCGATGAACTCAAGCAGGCAACGGCATTCAGCGTGGAGCGCGCCTCACGGGGCCCCTTCGGCGAGCTGGTCACGGAGATGGAGGCAAAGGGGCTGATCAAGCGTGCCTAAGCGCAAAGACCTGCGTGCGGGTGCCGCAGCCACGACCGCCACTCGCACCCCTGCAGCGAGCGCGCCGGCCGCGTCGGCCGCCAGCCCGGGGACCGACCTGGCCACCACACCGTCAGCCAATGGGCTTCGGCTGCGCGACCAGCCGTTCACCCTCACGCACTGGGGCGCCACCCTGCCTGAGCGAGACGTGACGGCCGAGGAGGCAAACGGACCGCTCAGCGCCGAGGAGCAGAAGGAGCTGGCCGAGTGCCACCGCGCCATCGACAACGCCCGCTCAGCCCAGTGGATGCTTGGCCGCGCGCTGGAGATCGTGCGCCGTCGCCGCCTCTACCGCGGCGACGGAACCCGCACGTGGCCTCAGTACCTCGCAGCCGAGCACGACGGCATGACCGAGCGGGACGCGCGCCGTCTGCAGGAGGAATGGCGGCTGGCCAAGGCCGTCCAGGACGCCCTGGGCAAGCCCGCTCCGGCATCCCACGTACGCGCGATGCTCGACTACGCCGCCAGCACCTCCGACAAACAGGCCGCCAGTGACTACGCGCTGCTGAGGTCAGCATTCGAGTCCGGGCAGGTCCGTCTGGCCGCGCACCAGATCACGGCCCGAGTCACAAAGGCCCTTGAATCGGCGGCCGCCGAGCCGGACCCCGAATACCGCCGCGAGGTGGTCGCGGTCCGCTGGCGCGAGATCCATGCACCGCAACCCTCGATCCCCGCGCCCACGAAAGCCCCCGACAACGCACAGACGCCCCCACAGGCAAAGGCAGGGCCCGACCCCCTCGTAGAGGCCGCTGGCGCGGCAGAGCAGGCCCTGGAACGGCTGAACAAGGCATTGATGGCCGACGGCGCCACGTTGCGACGCACGGCAGTCGACGCCGAGCACCTGCAGGGCCGCATCCGCAAGGTCGGACGCATCCTGGCGAAGGTCACGGTTCCAGCCGACGACGTCATCGACGCGGAAGTCATCGAGGACCAACCCCGTGGTTGAGCGGAACCCGGCAAAATTGCCGGGTTCCGCTCAACCACGGGCCTCAGCCCATTTCCAGGGCGGGCAAAACTCTCATTTACCCCAGCGGCGTTGACCGGCGCGGGGGCGGCACCGCCCGCAAAAGCTCCCACAACGGACGCGAGCCCGCCGCCCACACGCCGAGCGTCTCGCGGTCCACCACATGCAGCCGCTGCTGCTTGGCGAAGCCGACCGCCGGCGCCGTCACCCGTCCGTTCGTCACGATCACCGCGACATCCACCCCGTGCACCTGCCGGGCCGTGCCGTTGAGCACCTGCAGATCCGGCGTACCCACCGCCGAGCCCCGGGCCCCATGGCGACGGTGCTTGCACTGGATCACCCAGCGACGGCCGTAGGGATCAGTCGCCTTCACATCCGCGCCGAGGTCCCCGCCACCGCCGACCCGCACCGCATCCCGGCAGCCGTCCCGGCGCATCAGATCCCGCACCGCATCCTCGAACCGAGAGTGATGCAGCGCGTCCAGCTGAGGCAGCCCGTAGCGCAGGCCCTGCGCCCGCACCGCCTCCCAACGCGCCTGCTGCTGCCGCTGATACACCCAGCCAACCGCTCCAAGGCTGGCGAGCACCACCGCGGCGACAAGCACCCACCAGTGGGCCAGCAGCCAGCTGACCACCATCACGAACAGCCCGATGGCAGCGGCCGCCGCCACCAGGAACACGATCAGTTCCCTCTCCGCCTGCTTCCGGCTGCGCCGACGCGGTCGTCGCCGCGCGGGCGGCCGCCGGCGCGTCATCGGTTCCCGTCCGAGCGCTCCCACGGGATCGGGTACGAGACCGTCGGCTGCGGCTGCTGCTTCACCGTGGTCGTGCTGTTGAACTTGATCGGGTAGCGCACCGTCGACTGCGGCCGCGGAGTCGTCCCGCTGCCAGTCGAGGACCCGCCGCCCATGCCCACCACGGCTAACGCCACCACGGCTAAGATCGTCATTTCCCGCCGCGCGCCCGGAGCCCACCGCGAATGTCCGCGACCGGTGTCCCGTCAGAGCGCACGTATGGCCGCACCCAAGGCATCGATGCCTCCCCCTCGTAGCAAAGTCCCCGCGAACCGCCCATGGTGACAGCGGGCACTGACAACAGGTCAGCACAACATCACAAAAGGTGATCAAGGAAGGCGGGAACAGGCCAGGTCACAGAGCGGGGCTCTGCCCCACACCCCGGCCACCCTGCGGAGGGTGGGGGAGGCAGTGATCTTGGGTGCGGGTTGGTGGGTGGTGGAGATGGTGGTGGGTCGCGGTGCGGCCCCCTCGTCGGACGGCACCCGGAGGGCACCACGGCCGCCGCCGGGCCGCCAGGCCAAGCCGCTCCGCGGTCGCCTACGGCGAGCCTGGCACCCCGACAACGCCCGTGGTAGGGCAGAGCCTGCCGCCCAACGAGGGAACCACCCCACTCAGCCCGACGCGCGGCGAAAGGCTCGACCGCCACCAGGACCAGCCGGTTACGGTGCTGACCATGGCGACCAGCACGACACCGAACCAACTTCCCGGATACGCCCTGCTG is a window encoding:
- a CDS encoding DUF2637 domain-containing protein, producing MPKLTRVHKVLIGVVTTGAVIIAGIGFAGSYASVRELAEKKGFGDFSYAFPIGIDAGIVVLLALDLLLTWIRIPFPLLRQTAWILTAATIAFNGAAAWPDPLGVGMHAVIPILFVVAVEAARHAVGRIADITADKHMEGVRLTRWLLSPGPTFLLWRRMKLWELRSYDEVIKREQERLVYQARLRQRFGRAWRRKAPVEALMPLRLARYGVPLEETASAGLAAANITLPTAELERLDGDDVREELPADLSARELEPVLVDVDQTEHGGQDEDVATTTVDEAAGHPEPELQPVPEPYEAYGPELEVDYRGGYDPYGAGPPAGAPVPVAARGEGRPRVVQARIDDPEWGVDPLTDEALGQSPFGDGQGGPFVPGQATELVLPTDEDEVETVPEPEGLTGLELLEHRYLQLSPEERKLSAVKLGELLHEGTGFTPGTARKYLGEIIRKHR
- a CDS encoding GGDEF domain-containing protein codes for the protein MSLIEPFAAAAPLVAGWTTHGLLFRRRLAAARRCPLTQLLTRDGWEKAALRRTLRGNAAVAVIDLDGFKTVNDTFGHPAGDAVLKATGHRLHLWAGASDGTAGRLGGDEFALVMHADDFHAGIEQLHELLTAPADWQGQQLEVGASIGAVPTDGLTLSEALSQADEAMYRAKGSGGRRGPRRHQVAVEASPEVAR
- a CDS encoding DUF4326 domain-containing protein → MTSRQGLQMKGGVQLPMFAVEVEPEPATTVVDMHGHRDDPEFTDVVYVGRRMTQGGWNLQAHPLANPYRVGEQGTAAEAVERYGAWLDENPELVARELSKLRGKRLGCWCAEGQPCHARVLAARADQEVQA
- a CDS encoding plasmid partition protein, producing MLIANISPRSMGKTTDTGMMAHALHEADYVVRAWDADESQHLSQWSDAAGGFPFPVDRNATATFATDVTPLKDGIDIVDVGHTENHPHIADSVLKIADLAIVHMEPSMADWQRVTEPRTSTPVAEIVARSAYTRADRKAPPVWVLLNRVRTGVRSAQEIRGMLRDAGWNVFTVMIPNLDELKQATAFSVERASRGPFGELVTEMEAKGLIKRA
- a CDS encoding restriction endonuclease; this encodes MTRRRPPARRRPRRRSRKQAERELIVFLVAAAAAIGLFVMVVSWLLAHWWVLVAAVVLASLGAVGWVYQRQQQARWEAVRAQGLRYGLPQLDALHHSRFEDAVRDLMRRDGCRDAVRVGGGGDLGADVKATDPYGRRWVIQCKHRRHGARGSAVGTPDLQVLNGTARQVHGVDVAVIVTNGRVTAPAVGFAKQQRLHVVDRETLGVWAAGSRPLWELLRAVPPPRRSTPLG